AAGAACCATGCTGCTCACACCGATTACCGAACGGACGCTGTCGAGAGATTTGCTCGATGTGCTGATCCGCGCCGGACTCATCGCGGTTCTGGCGATTTTCTGTTTCCGGATCTTCGTGCCGTTCCTCAACCTGATGGTCTGGGCGCTGATTCTCGCGATCACGCTCTATCCGCTTCAGGTCAGGCTGCGCCGCGCGCTCGGCGGCAAGGATGGCCTCATCGCGACGCTGATCGTTCTGGTCGCGTTCGGCGTCGTTCTCGTGCCGACTTATATGCTGGGACTTGCCGTCGCCGATTCGATCGAGCACGCGATGGCCATCGTCAAAAGCGGCAACTTCCGCATTCCGCCGCCCGCCGAGTCGGTCGCCAGCTGGCCGGTGGTGGGTCACCGCATCTTCGATTTCTGGCAACAGGCGTCGACGGATCTGACGGGGCTTGCGCAAAAGTTCGCGCCGCAACTCAAGGGTGCCGCGCTCGTGCTGCTGGAAACGGTGACAGGATTAGGCGCGGGGTTGCTGGTCTTCTTTATCGCGCTGATTGTCGCGGGCATCCTGATGGCTCACGGCGAGAAGGGCTACCGCAGTTCCGTGTTGATTGCCTCGCGCATCTCGGGTCCGGAGAACGGACCGCAGATCGCCGATCTGTGCACGTCGACGATTCGCGCAGTCGCGCAGGGCGTGGTCGGCATCGCGTTCATCCAGATGCTGCTGATCGGCATCGGCTTCGTCGTGATGGGTATACCCGGAGCCGGTCTGCTCGCGCTCGGGGTGCTGCTCATCGGCATCATGCAACTGCCCGCCACGTTGATCACGATTCCCGTGATCGTCTTCGTGATCGTCACGGAGGGCGTCAGCACGGCAACGATCATCTTCTCCGTTTACATTTTCGTCGCAGGTCTCGCCGACAACGTGCTCAAGCCCTTGCTGCTCGGCCGCGGCGTGGCCGTGCCGATGCCTGTCGTGCTGATCGGTGCGCTCGGCGGGATGGTCACGGGCGGCGTCATCGGACTCTTCATCGGACCCGTGATGCTCGCGGTCGGTTATCAGCTGTTCTGGCGCTGGGTGAAAGACCAGCCGCAAACCGGGAACATCAAGGCACACGAGCGGCCTTAGCGCTGCGAGGATCGCGCAGTGTCTTCCATGACACGTCCACCTGGAATCGCAGTGCTGCTCGGGGCAGTCTGCCTGAATGGATGCATGCGGGTCGGACCGGACTTTCAGCCGCAGCACGAAGCGTGGAGCGAGCACTGGCGCAGTGCATCGATCGAACAGGTCACGCAGCAGGGTGCACAACCCGACGTCCGCCAGTGGTGGCGGACATTCGGCGATCCGAATCTCGAACAGCTGATTACCGCGGCGGATGCGGGCAACGGCGACCTGAAGATCGCCGGTCTGCGCGTGCTCGAAGCACGTGCGCAACTCGGTATCGCGCTCGCGGGACGCTATCCGCAAGTGCAGCAGGCGAGCGCCGATGTGTTGTACGCGGCACGCAAGCGCTCGGATGGATTCAATACGCGATCGGGCGGTTACTGGCAGTACGGGGCGGGCTTCAGCATCGGTTGGGAGCTGGATTTCTGGGGGCGTTTCAGCCGCGCGATCGAATCCGCCGATGCCGCGTTCTTCGCTGCGCAGGCGAACCGCGAAGCCGCGCTCGTTCTGTTGCACGCACAGGTCGCCGACACCTACTTCACGATGCGTACCGCCGAAGCGCGGCTGCGTATCGCGCGCGAGAACGCCCAGTTGCAAAAGCGCAGCTACGAGATCGCGCAAAAGCTCTTCAAGAGCGGCGAGACGGACGAACTCGATCTGCAGCAGGCGAAGACGCAGTATCTGGGTACGCTGAGCAGCATCCCCGATCTGGAAAGCCAGATCGTGCTCGGGCATCACGCATTGTCGGTGCTGCTGGGCCGCCCGCCTGGATCGCTGCCGGAACTCGAAGCGCAGTCGGGGAAAGAGGGCGTGGTGCCGCTCGTGAACCGCGCGGTGCTGCAGGACGTGCCCGCGGATCTGCTGCTGCGCCGCCCCGACGTTCGCGCCGCCGAGTTTCAGATGGCCGCGCAGTCGGCGCAGATCGGTGTGGCGAAAGCGGATCTTTACCCGTCCGTGTCGTTGCTGGGCTCGCTCGTGTGGAGCGCCAGTTCGCTCACGGGTTCGCCGAACACGCTGGCGCTCGTCGCCGGTCCGAGCGTCACGTGGAACGTGTTCGATCATGGCAGGATCACCAACAACGTACGCGTGCAGGACGCCCGTCTGCAACAGCTGACCGTCGCGTATCAGAACACCGTGCGCGAAGCGGCGCGCGAGGCCGACGATGCCGCTACTGCGCTGATCGCGGCATTGCAGCGCGACACGATCCTGAACGATGCGCAAGGGGCGGCGCGGCGCTCGCTCACGCTCGCCAACACGATCTATCGCGAAGGCTATTCGGACTTCCAGCGGGTGCTCGATGCACAGCGCGCGCTTTTCGCGCAGCAGGACGCCTATGTCGTCAACCGAAGCAATGCCGTCGGCAGCCTGATTGCGCTCTACAAGGCGCTCGGCGGAGGCTGGGACACGGAACAGCCGCTGATCGACGCGGCGACCCGCGCGCAGATGCAGCAACGCACCGACTGGGGCGATCTGCTGAACGATGCGGGATCGGCATCCGTCTCGCGCAGTCAGGCGGAAGGTGCGTCACGATGAGCGATACCTCCGGACCTCAGGCCGGTGCGCCGCCTAAATCTTCTGAACCGGCAGAACCGGCCGGCGCCAGGCCTGCAACCGCCGATCCGTCGGGCAAGGCCGTGAAGTGGGTCGTGGGCCTGATCGTCGTGAGCCTGATCTGGTATCTGCTTGCCGACCGCTTTACGCCCTATACGCAGCAGGCGCGGATCCAGGCGTACGTGGTGCCCGTCGCCGCGGAAGTATCGGGACGCGTGACGCGCGTGTTCGTGCACAACAACCAGGAAGTCGACGCGGGACAGGTGCTGTTCGAAGTCGACAGCGAGCCCTACCGGATTGCCGCCGACCGCGCGCGCGCCGATCTCGAGTCGACGCGTCGTCAGGTCGGCGCGAGTACGGCCGGCATCGATTCGGCGCTCGCCGGGTTGCGCGCCGCGATCGCCAACGAGGTCAAGGCGCGGCAGGACAGCGACCGGCTGGAACGGCTGTATCGCGAAGACGAGGGCACCGTATCGCTTCGACGTCTGGAGGTTGCTCGCGCGACGCATGAGCAGGCTCAGAGTCAGGTCGCCGCCGCGCGCGCCGAAGTGGAGCGTGCGCGCGAACAGCAGGGCGGCAGCGAGGCTGAGAATGCGCAGCTTCGCAGCGCGGCGGGCGCACTGGAGAAGGCGGAACTCGATCTCGCCAACGCGCGTATCAAGGCGCGCTCGGGCGGTGTCGTCACCGATCTGCGCACGGAAGTCGGCCAGTTCGCGGCGGCGGGCAGTCCCGTCATGACACTGATTGCGATTCGCGACGTATGGATCAGCGCCGACATGACGGAAAACAACCTGGGGCATCTGAAGCCCGGCACGCCCGTCGGCATCGCACTGGATGCGCTGCCTGGCGAGGTCTTCGAAGGACGCGTGCGCAGCGTCGGTTACGGCGTGAGCGTCGGGCAGAGCACGCCGCCCGGCAGCCTGCCGACCGTGCAGAACAGCCGCGACTGGCTGCGTCCCGCGCAACGTTTTCCGGTAATCGTCGAATTCGAGCAGAGCGAACGTGCGCGTCTGCACGACATGCGTGTGGGAGGACAGGCCGAGGTGATGGCGTTCCCGAGTCAAGGCAATCCGCTCAATCTGCTGGGACGCCTGTTCCTGCGCACGATGAGCTGGGTTTCCTATCTCTATTGATACCGCCATGCAGCTCGCGCGCCAACATCCCGGTTCTCGCACACTGCGCATCGCCACAGGGACGGCGCTTGCGCTCGCGCTTGGCTTCGGCATGGATTTGCCGATACCCGTGATTCCGCCCGTGTTCACCGTGTTTCTGCTCGCCGCGCAGAACCGGCCATTGACGTTGAAGGCGGGCGTCGCGCTCGCGCTGGTAGTGGCGCTGACGACGGGCAGCGGCCTGCTTCTCGTGCCCTTGCTGCGTCACTACGCGTTCGCCGGCGTGATGCTGACGGGGCTCATGCTGTTCCTCGCGTTTCGCTATGGATTGCGCGGCGGCAACAATCTCGTCGCGACCTTTCTGGCAGCGGGATTGACGATGATCTCCGCTGCGGGTACAGCCGACCTGCAGCTTGCGGCCACGGTCGTGGGGGCGCTTGCAAAGGGGCTGCTGCTTGCCGTGCTGATATCGGCGCTGGTTCACAAGCTGTTTCCGGAGCACGCGGGCGCGAGGCCGCCTGCGCCGCGTGCGTTATCGGAAGAACGGGCAGCCTCTATTGCGCTGCGTGCCGCGCTCGTGGTGATGCCCGCATATCTGCTCGCGATGACCGATCCGGCCAGCTACATGCCCATCATCATGAAGTCGGTCAGTCTCGGCCGACAGACCTGCACGACGACGGCCCGTCATGCGGCACGCGATCTGATCGGCTCGACGCTGCTCGGCGGTGTGCTCGCGATCGCGGTCTGGTTCGCTCTCAGGCTCTTCGTGGATTTGTGGATGTTTTTCCTGTGGATGATGCTGGTCGGCCTGCTGGTCGGACGCAAGCTCGAAGGCCTGAGTCCGACGCGCTATTCGCCCGGCTTCTGGCTGAACAGCCTCGTGACGATGATCATTCTGCTCGGGCAATCGGTGCAGGACAGCGTGGCAGGCAAGGACGTGTACACCGCATTTGCCGTGCGCATGTGGCTCTTTCTGGCCGTCACGGTTTACGCGTGTTTCATGCTGCTGGTGTTCGAGCGATGGAGGCCGCAGCGGGACGAGGCAACGCATGAAGCGTTGCGCGGGTCCTGAGAGGAGCCTGCAATGGGAAATGCAACGCGCGATACCGTTGTGCGCCTGCGGGCTCGCGAGATCCTGCGGGAAATGAGCCGGACGCTGTGGTATCTGCGAACGATTCTCGCAGGCCTGCTCCTGCTGTTCATTCTGCTGACGTTCGGCATGTATCGCTGGGGCGGTGCCGTCGAGACGTTGAACCGGACCCCTTCGACGCTGGTTGAAACCGTGTACTTCTGCGCGATCACGGCGTTGACGATCGGCTATGGCGACGTGGTGCCCACGTCGACATTCGGCCGTATCGATGCCGTCTTGCTCGGAGTGATCGGCGTGGTGTTCACAGGGTTGATCGTGGCCGCCGCCGTGCGCGGCGTACAGGAAGCGGCGCACCGGGCGGGCGCAGAGGCAGGCCGTTAGCGGATAGTGGTTAGCGGCTGCAATCGGAGGAGCGGGTTATGCAAGTGCATACCATCGGATCGGCGTGCGAACGGGCGAACGCTCCGCGCGTTCGTGCGAAAGCCGGTCTGGTCCGCAAGCTATGGACATGGGGCGCGGGTCTGCTTTTCGCGCTGCTGTCCGTGCAGCCGCACGCCCAACAACTGTCGGATCACACGGTGATCGGCGGGAATGTGAAGCGGCATGCCGACGCCGTGCTTGCCGTCATGAGCTACACGACCGTGCCCGACGTCACGACCAGTTCGCTGTCCATCAATAACGGCACGACGGGCAATCCCGGCTTCGGCCAGTCGCAGCTGGGCGGCGGCTTCACGCTCAGCAGGACGTTCCCCCTGTACATGGAAGGCACGATCGCCTATAGCCGCTATGACCCGACCTTCGTCGCGACCGACGGCTCACAGCAGCGCGACGTGCCGACGAAGTGGAACACCTTCAGCGGCACGATCGGTCTGGGTTGGGACTTTCGCATCACCGACGAACTCGTCTTCCGTCCGATCCTGAACGGCACGCTCGGA
This Paraburkholderia sabiae DNA region includes the following protein-coding sequences:
- a CDS encoding AI-2E family transporter → MLLTPITERTLSRDLLDVLIRAGLIAVLAIFCFRIFVPFLNLMVWALILAITLYPLQVRLRRALGGKDGLIATLIVLVAFGVVLVPTYMLGLAVADSIEHAMAIVKSGNFRIPPPAESVASWPVVGHRIFDFWQQASTDLTGLAQKFAPQLKGAALVLLETVTGLGAGLLVFFIALIVAGILMAHGEKGYRSSVLIASRISGPENGPQIADLCTSTIRAVAQGVVGIAFIQMLLIGIGFVVMGIPGAGLLALGVLLIGIMQLPATLITIPVIVFVIVTEGVSTATIIFSVYIFVAGLADNVLKPLLLGRGVAVPMPVVLIGALGGMVTGGVIGLFIGPVMLAVGYQLFWRWVKDQPQTGNIKAHERP
- a CDS encoding efflux transporter outer membrane subunit → MTRPPGIAVLLGAVCLNGCMRVGPDFQPQHEAWSEHWRSASIEQVTQQGAQPDVRQWWRTFGDPNLEQLITAADAGNGDLKIAGLRVLEARAQLGIALAGRYPQVQQASADVLYAARKRSDGFNTRSGGYWQYGAGFSIGWELDFWGRFSRAIESADAAFFAAQANREAALVLLHAQVADTYFTMRTAEARLRIARENAQLQKRSYEIAQKLFKSGETDELDLQQAKTQYLGTLSSIPDLESQIVLGHHALSVLLGRPPGSLPELEAQSGKEGVVPLVNRAVLQDVPADLLLRRPDVRAAEFQMAAQSAQIGVAKADLYPSVSLLGSLVWSASSLTGSPNTLALVAGPSVTWNVFDHGRITNNVRVQDARLQQLTVAYQNTVREAAREADDAATALIAALQRDTILNDAQGAARRSLTLANTIYREGYSDFQRVLDAQRALFAQQDAYVVNRSNAVGSLIALYKALGGGWDTEQPLIDAATRAQMQQRTDWGDLLNDAGSASVSRSQAEGASR
- a CDS encoding HlyD family secretion protein; amino-acid sequence: MSDTSGPQAGAPPKSSEPAEPAGARPATADPSGKAVKWVVGLIVVSLIWYLLADRFTPYTQQARIQAYVVPVAAEVSGRVTRVFVHNNQEVDAGQVLFEVDSEPYRIAADRARADLESTRRQVGASTAGIDSALAGLRAAIANEVKARQDSDRLERLYREDEGTVSLRRLEVARATHEQAQSQVAAARAEVERAREQQGGSEAENAQLRSAAGALEKAELDLANARIKARSGGVVTDLRTEVGQFAAAGSPVMTLIAIRDVWISADMTENNLGHLKPGTPVGIALDALPGEVFEGRVRSVGYGVSVGQSTPPGSLPTVQNSRDWLRPAQRFPVIVEFEQSERARLHDMRVGGQAEVMAFPSQGNPLNLLGRLFLRTMSWVSYLY
- a CDS encoding DUF2955 domain-containing protein, with the protein product MQLARQHPGSRTLRIATGTALALALGFGMDLPIPVIPPVFTVFLLAAQNRPLTLKAGVALALVVALTTGSGLLLVPLLRHYAFAGVMLTGLMLFLAFRYGLRGGNNLVATFLAAGLTMISAAGTADLQLAATVVGALAKGLLLAVLISALVHKLFPEHAGARPPAPRALSEERAASIALRAALVVMPAYLLAMTDPASYMPIIMKSVSLGRQTCTTTARHAARDLIGSTLLGGVLAIAVWFALRLFVDLWMFFLWMMLVGLLVGRKLEGLSPTRYSPGFWLNSLVTMIILLGQSVQDSVAGKDVYTAFAVRMWLFLAVTVYACFMLLVFERWRPQRDEATHEALRGS
- a CDS encoding potassium channel family protein; its protein translation is MGNATRDTVVRLRAREILREMSRTLWYLRTILAGLLLLFILLTFGMYRWGGAVETLNRTPSTLVETVYFCAITALTIGYGDVVPTSTFGRIDAVLLGVIGVVFTGLIVAAAVRGVQEAAHRAGAEAGR